The Juglans microcarpa x Juglans regia isolate MS1-56 chromosome 8S, Jm3101_v1.0, whole genome shotgun sequence genome has a window encoding:
- the LOC121244346 gene encoding 5'-nucleotidase domain-containing protein 4-like isoform X1: MRISKKPVSFCLSLFSPTVSSRIPLHSGTRKAIRAAVSGASQLQASHPMDESHRTFVGEKSPNVLHMASSDGGHKPFIWSSSGGHNIDIAKHIFCNRSLNMKNIVSVGFDMDYTLAQYKPETFESLAYKGTIKNLVYNLGYPHELLDWSFDWKYMVRGLVLDKRRGNILKMDRHKYVKVAYHGFRELSKEEKVGTYGNTLLRDSFDEPDYALIDTLFSLAEAYLFAQLVDFQDRNPGKVSEHVDYAHMYKDVRAAVDLCHRDGTLKQTVAKDPEQYINKDTSIVPMLKMLRDSGRSTFLVTNSLWDYTNIVMNFLCESCTMKSSNRMNCDWLQYFDVVITGSAKPGFFHEDNHANLFEVEPKSGMLLNTDNGSPMPQVGSASPRLSLKGLNKMCRVFQGGSVGHLHKLLSIESSSQVLYVGDHIYGDILRSKKVLGWRTMLVVPELEREVELLWKLRDTRKELRLLRNQRDFIEEKIHRVKWSLKFEDVNVDEKHKMSIALDELESQREQVRSAHQQAQRECHQKFHKVWGQLMKTGYQNSRFAHQVERFACLYTSQVSNLSLYSPHKYYRPSEDFMPHEFDIIPI, translated from the exons ATGCGTATTTCCAAGAAACCCGTTTCCTTTtgcctctccctcttctctcccacTGTCTCTTCCCGGATTCCACTTCACTCTGGAACACGAAAAGCAATTCGCGCCGCAG TATCAGGAGCAAGTCAATTACAGGCCAGCCATCCAATGGACGAGAGCCACAGGACTTTCGTTGGTGAAAAATCACCAAATGTTCTTCATATGGCAAGCAGTGATGGTGGCCATAAACCATTTATATGGTCATCTTCTGGAGGACACAATATTGATATAGCAAAGCATATCTTTTGCAACAGATCATTAAATATGAAGAATATTGTATCTGTCGGGTTTGATATGGATTACACTTTGGCACAATATAAGCCTGAGACTTTTGAATCACTTGCTTACAAAGGCACAATTAAAAATTTGGTCTACAATTTGGGATACCCCCATGAG TTACTAGATTGGTCATTTGATTGGAAGTACATGGTGAGAGGCTTGGTACTTGATAAAAGGAGAGGAAACATCTTGAAG ATGGATCGGCACAAGTATGTGAAGGTAGCTTATCATGGGTTCAGGGAGCTGTCGAAGGAAGAAAAAGTTGGGACCTACGGGAATACGTTGTTACGGGATTCTTTTGATGAGCCTGACTATGCTCTCATTGATACCCTTTTTTCACTAGCTGAAGCCTACTTGTTTGCTCAACTGGTTGACTTCCAAGACAGAAATCCTGGAAAAGTTTCAGAGCATGTTGA CTACGCTCATATGTACAAAGATGTTCGTGCTGCAGTTGATctgtgtcaccgtgatggaacTTTAAAGCAAACGGTTGCAAAAGATCCTGAACA ATATATAAACAAAGATACCTCGATAGTGCCGATGCTCAAAATGCTCAGAGATTCCGGTCGTTCTACATTCTTAGTGACAAATAG TTTATGGGACTATACAAACATTGTGATGAACTTCCTCTGCGAATCATGTACAATGAAAAGCAGTAACAGAATGAATTGTGACTGGCTTCAGTACTTTGATGTCGTGATCACCGGCAG TGCAAAGCCGGGCTTCTTCCATGAGGACAATCACGCAAATTTGTTTGAAGTGGAACCCAAGTCTGGAATGCTACTTAATACTGATAATGGCTCTCCTATGCCTCAG GTGGGAAGTGCTTCGCCAAGATTATCATTGAAGGGGCTGAATAAGATGTGCAGAGTTTTCCAG GGAGGCAGTGTTGGCCATCTGCATAAACTTCTCTCAATTGAGTCAAGTTCACAG gTTCTCTATGTCGGGGATCACATATATGGAGATATTTTACGCAGCAAAAAGGTTCTTG GGTGGAGAACAATGCTTGTTGTTCCAGAGCTTGAGAGAGAGGTTGAACTGCTTTGGAAATTAAGGGATACCCGCAAG GAACTGAGATTGTTGCGGAATCAGCGTGACttcattgaagaaaaaatacatCGTGTGAAGTGGTCTCTCAA GTTTGAAGATGTCAATGTTGATGAGAAGCATAAAATGTCTATTGCACTAGATGAGTTGGAG TCTCAAAGGGAGCAAGTCCGATCAGCTCATCAACAGGCTCAAAGGGAATGCCACCAAAAG TTTCATAAAGTTTGGGGACAACTCATGAAGACTGGTTATCAGAACTCACGCTTTGCGCATCAG GTTGAGAGATTTGCCTGCCTTTACACTAGCCAAGTGTCCAACTTAAGCCTGTACTCCCCACACAAATACTACAGACCAAGTGAAGATTTTATGCCCCATGAATTTGATATCATTCCAATTTGA
- the LOC121244346 gene encoding 5'-nucleotidase domain-containing protein 4-like isoform X2 — MRISKKPVSFCLSLFSPTVSSRIPLHSGTRKAIRAAGASQLQASHPMDESHRTFVGEKSPNVLHMASSDGGHKPFIWSSSGGHNIDIAKHIFCNRSLNMKNIVSVGFDMDYTLAQYKPETFESLAYKGTIKNLVYNLGYPHELLDWSFDWKYMVRGLVLDKRRGNILKMDRHKYVKVAYHGFRELSKEEKVGTYGNTLLRDSFDEPDYALIDTLFSLAEAYLFAQLVDFQDRNPGKVSEHVDYAHMYKDVRAAVDLCHRDGTLKQTVAKDPEQYINKDTSIVPMLKMLRDSGRSTFLVTNSLWDYTNIVMNFLCESCTMKSSNRMNCDWLQYFDVVITGSAKPGFFHEDNHANLFEVEPKSGMLLNTDNGSPMPQVGSASPRLSLKGLNKMCRVFQGGSVGHLHKLLSIESSSQVLYVGDHIYGDILRSKKVLGWRTMLVVPELEREVELLWKLRDTRKELRLLRNQRDFIEEKIHRVKWSLKFEDVNVDEKHKMSIALDELESQREQVRSAHQQAQRECHQKFHKVWGQLMKTGYQNSRFAHQVERFACLYTSQVSNLSLYSPHKYYRPSEDFMPHEFDIIPI; from the exons ATGCGTATTTCCAAGAAACCCGTTTCCTTTtgcctctccctcttctctcccacTGTCTCTTCCCGGATTCCACTTCACTCTGGAACACGAAAAGCAATTCGCGCCGCAG GAGCAAGTCAATTACAGGCCAGCCATCCAATGGACGAGAGCCACAGGACTTTCGTTGGTGAAAAATCACCAAATGTTCTTCATATGGCAAGCAGTGATGGTGGCCATAAACCATTTATATGGTCATCTTCTGGAGGACACAATATTGATATAGCAAAGCATATCTTTTGCAACAGATCATTAAATATGAAGAATATTGTATCTGTCGGGTTTGATATGGATTACACTTTGGCACAATATAAGCCTGAGACTTTTGAATCACTTGCTTACAAAGGCACAATTAAAAATTTGGTCTACAATTTGGGATACCCCCATGAG TTACTAGATTGGTCATTTGATTGGAAGTACATGGTGAGAGGCTTGGTACTTGATAAAAGGAGAGGAAACATCTTGAAG ATGGATCGGCACAAGTATGTGAAGGTAGCTTATCATGGGTTCAGGGAGCTGTCGAAGGAAGAAAAAGTTGGGACCTACGGGAATACGTTGTTACGGGATTCTTTTGATGAGCCTGACTATGCTCTCATTGATACCCTTTTTTCACTAGCTGAAGCCTACTTGTTTGCTCAACTGGTTGACTTCCAAGACAGAAATCCTGGAAAAGTTTCAGAGCATGTTGA CTACGCTCATATGTACAAAGATGTTCGTGCTGCAGTTGATctgtgtcaccgtgatggaacTTTAAAGCAAACGGTTGCAAAAGATCCTGAACA ATATATAAACAAAGATACCTCGATAGTGCCGATGCTCAAAATGCTCAGAGATTCCGGTCGTTCTACATTCTTAGTGACAAATAG TTTATGGGACTATACAAACATTGTGATGAACTTCCTCTGCGAATCATGTACAATGAAAAGCAGTAACAGAATGAATTGTGACTGGCTTCAGTACTTTGATGTCGTGATCACCGGCAG TGCAAAGCCGGGCTTCTTCCATGAGGACAATCACGCAAATTTGTTTGAAGTGGAACCCAAGTCTGGAATGCTACTTAATACTGATAATGGCTCTCCTATGCCTCAG GTGGGAAGTGCTTCGCCAAGATTATCATTGAAGGGGCTGAATAAGATGTGCAGAGTTTTCCAG GGAGGCAGTGTTGGCCATCTGCATAAACTTCTCTCAATTGAGTCAAGTTCACAG gTTCTCTATGTCGGGGATCACATATATGGAGATATTTTACGCAGCAAAAAGGTTCTTG GGTGGAGAACAATGCTTGTTGTTCCAGAGCTTGAGAGAGAGGTTGAACTGCTTTGGAAATTAAGGGATACCCGCAAG GAACTGAGATTGTTGCGGAATCAGCGTGACttcattgaagaaaaaatacatCGTGTGAAGTGGTCTCTCAA GTTTGAAGATGTCAATGTTGATGAGAAGCATAAAATGTCTATTGCACTAGATGAGTTGGAG TCTCAAAGGGAGCAAGTCCGATCAGCTCATCAACAGGCTCAAAGGGAATGCCACCAAAAG TTTCATAAAGTTTGGGGACAACTCATGAAGACTGGTTATCAGAACTCACGCTTTGCGCATCAG GTTGAGAGATTTGCCTGCCTTTACACTAGCCAAGTGTCCAACTTAAGCCTGTACTCCCCACACAAATACTACAGACCAAGTGAAGATTTTATGCCCCATGAATTTGATATCATTCCAATTTGA
- the LOC121244346 gene encoding 5'-nucleotidase domain-containing protein 4-like isoform X3 gives MVHFVLFLIDNTVSGASQLQASHPMDESHRTFVGEKSPNVLHMASSDGGHKPFIWSSSGGHNIDIAKHIFCNRSLNMKNIVSVGFDMDYTLAQYKPETFESLAYKGTIKNLVYNLGYPHELLDWSFDWKYMVRGLVLDKRRGNILKMDRHKYVKVAYHGFRELSKEEKVGTYGNTLLRDSFDEPDYALIDTLFSLAEAYLFAQLVDFQDRNPGKVSEHVDYAHMYKDVRAAVDLCHRDGTLKQTVAKDPEQYINKDTSIVPMLKMLRDSGRSTFLVTNSLWDYTNIVMNFLCESCTMKSSNRMNCDWLQYFDVVITGSAKPGFFHEDNHANLFEVEPKSGMLLNTDNGSPMPQVGSASPRLSLKGLNKMCRVFQGGSVGHLHKLLSIESSSQVLYVGDHIYGDILRSKKVLGWRTMLVVPELEREVELLWKLRDTRKELRLLRNQRDFIEEKIHRVKWSLKFEDVNVDEKHKMSIALDELESQREQVRSAHQQAQRECHQKFHKVWGQLMKTGYQNSRFAHQVERFACLYTSQVSNLSLYSPHKYYRPSEDFMPHEFDIIPI, from the exons ATGGTGCACTTTGTGCTCTTTTTGATTGACAACACAG TATCAGGAGCAAGTCAATTACAGGCCAGCCATCCAATGGACGAGAGCCACAGGACTTTCGTTGGTGAAAAATCACCAAATGTTCTTCATATGGCAAGCAGTGATGGTGGCCATAAACCATTTATATGGTCATCTTCTGGAGGACACAATATTGATATAGCAAAGCATATCTTTTGCAACAGATCATTAAATATGAAGAATATTGTATCTGTCGGGTTTGATATGGATTACACTTTGGCACAATATAAGCCTGAGACTTTTGAATCACTTGCTTACAAAGGCACAATTAAAAATTTGGTCTACAATTTGGGATACCCCCATGAG TTACTAGATTGGTCATTTGATTGGAAGTACATGGTGAGAGGCTTGGTACTTGATAAAAGGAGAGGAAACATCTTGAAG ATGGATCGGCACAAGTATGTGAAGGTAGCTTATCATGGGTTCAGGGAGCTGTCGAAGGAAGAAAAAGTTGGGACCTACGGGAATACGTTGTTACGGGATTCTTTTGATGAGCCTGACTATGCTCTCATTGATACCCTTTTTTCACTAGCTGAAGCCTACTTGTTTGCTCAACTGGTTGACTTCCAAGACAGAAATCCTGGAAAAGTTTCAGAGCATGTTGA CTACGCTCATATGTACAAAGATGTTCGTGCTGCAGTTGATctgtgtcaccgtgatggaacTTTAAAGCAAACGGTTGCAAAAGATCCTGAACA ATATATAAACAAAGATACCTCGATAGTGCCGATGCTCAAAATGCTCAGAGATTCCGGTCGTTCTACATTCTTAGTGACAAATAG TTTATGGGACTATACAAACATTGTGATGAACTTCCTCTGCGAATCATGTACAATGAAAAGCAGTAACAGAATGAATTGTGACTGGCTTCAGTACTTTGATGTCGTGATCACCGGCAG TGCAAAGCCGGGCTTCTTCCATGAGGACAATCACGCAAATTTGTTTGAAGTGGAACCCAAGTCTGGAATGCTACTTAATACTGATAATGGCTCTCCTATGCCTCAG GTGGGAAGTGCTTCGCCAAGATTATCATTGAAGGGGCTGAATAAGATGTGCAGAGTTTTCCAG GGAGGCAGTGTTGGCCATCTGCATAAACTTCTCTCAATTGAGTCAAGTTCACAG gTTCTCTATGTCGGGGATCACATATATGGAGATATTTTACGCAGCAAAAAGGTTCTTG GGTGGAGAACAATGCTTGTTGTTCCAGAGCTTGAGAGAGAGGTTGAACTGCTTTGGAAATTAAGGGATACCCGCAAG GAACTGAGATTGTTGCGGAATCAGCGTGACttcattgaagaaaaaatacatCGTGTGAAGTGGTCTCTCAA GTTTGAAGATGTCAATGTTGATGAGAAGCATAAAATGTCTATTGCACTAGATGAGTTGGAG TCTCAAAGGGAGCAAGTCCGATCAGCTCATCAACAGGCTCAAAGGGAATGCCACCAAAAG TTTCATAAAGTTTGGGGACAACTCATGAAGACTGGTTATCAGAACTCACGCTTTGCGCATCAG GTTGAGAGATTTGCCTGCCTTTACACTAGCCAAGTGTCCAACTTAAGCCTGTACTCCCCACACAAATACTACAGACCAAGTGAAGATTTTATGCCCCATGAATTTGATATCATTCCAATTTGA
- the LOC121244343 gene encoding probable LRR receptor-like serine/threonine-protein kinase At2g16250, with protein sequence MEEARRVLVMVAIFMFVLIRCGGAQQQVKLSSRVERVALLELRSSLGLRAKDWPLKADPCLKWAGVQCQNGRVVGISVSGLRRTRLGRKNPRFALDFLANLTLLQDFNASGFSLPGTIPDWFGNSFNALQRLDLRSCSVIGSIPSSLGNLRKLNYLYLSGNSLAGAISPALGQLSELLVLDLSQNTLTGSVPSSFESLGTLTKLDLSSNYLSGSIPAGLGKLSHLQYLNLSDNSFASSIPRQLGGLSQLVELDLSKNSLSGSLPLELRGLRSLRRMNVEHNVLEGPLPDDLFTSLSSNVNATFAVFNLSNNQLYGSLNLLPLRKFSLVDLSDNYFQGKVPDASQTTATLDGNCLQIVPGQRSLEDCRQFYNVRGLRFEAPETSKTNKRLIYIMVGLFGGIGLIVLFAFVMVLILRTCDKGVANQRGTANVGSVTEGDCPSLPKDPVSMIGLGESFTYENMLLFTDDFSEANLIKNGHSGDLFHGFLVGGVPVVIKRVDLRSFKKESYMIELEFFSKVSHNRLVPLLGHCLDHENEKLLVYKDMPNGDLANSLHRITNSKEGNLQSLDWITRLKIATGAAEGLAYLHECTPPIIHRDIQASSILLDDKFEVRIGSLSEVHVQEGDSRHNVLARFWRKPQISEQGPSGSSSSATCAHDVYCFGKVLLELVTGKLGISKSDDAATREWLEQILPYISSCDKELVTKIIDPSLIIDDDLLEEVWAMAIVARSCLNPKPSKRPTMKHILKALENPVKVVREESFTSVRMRTMSPTSSWSFAFFGSWQHSSSDGATNPGNTGTSGSRQSGRVNSHGSGVHEHSSSNKRLSSEIFPEPIEMLDLERQDEH encoded by the exons ATGGAAGAAGCTCGACGAGTTCTGGTGATGGTGGCGATATTCATGTTCGTGTTGATTCGGTGTGGGGGAGCTCAGCAACAGGTGAAGCTGAGCTCCCGCGTCGAACGTGTAGCGTTACTCGAGCTACGGTCGTCGCTGGGGCTCAGGGCCAAAGACTGGCCCCTCAAGGCTGACCCATGCTTGAAATGGGCCGGTGTCCAGTGCCAGAATGGCCGGGTGGTTGGGATCAGTGTGTCCGGGCTAAGAAGAACCCGTCTCGGGCGGAAGAATCCGCGGTTCGCTTTGGATTTCCTGGCCAACTTGACCCTCTTGCAGGATTTCAATGCTTCTGGGTTTTCGCTTCCCGGCACTATTCCCGACTGGTTCGGCAATAGCTTTAATGCACTCCAACGGCTAGATCTCCGGTCATGCTCGGTGATCGGCTCGATTCCTTCGTCGCTCGGTAACTTGCGTAAATTGAACTATTTGTATCTGTCTGGTAATAGTCTTGCCGGTGCCATCTCTCCTGCATTGGGACAATTATCGGAACTGTTAGTTCTTGATCTTTCCCAGAATACACTTACTGGCTCAGTGCCTTCTAGTTTTGAGTCTCTTGGCACTCTTACAAAGCTTGACCTTTCTTCAAATTACTTATCTGGGTCGATTCCAGCTGGTTTGGGTAAACTTTCTCATCTTCAATACCTGAACCTTTCTGATAATAGTTTCGCTTCTTCAATACCCCGTCAATTGGGCGGCCTTTCTCAATTGGTAGAACTTGATCTTAGTAAGAATTCTTTGTCCGGTTCATTGCCTCTGGAGTTGAGAGGGTTGAGAAGTTTGCGGAGGATGAATGTTGAGCATAATGTTCTGGAGGGTCCATTGCCGGATGATTTGTTTACGAGTCTTAGTTCAAACGTTAATGCCACTTTTGCTGTGTTCAATCTCTCAAACAATCAGTTGTATGGGTCTCTAAACTTATTGCCTCTTAGaaagtttagtttagttgatttgTCAGATAACTATTTCCAAGGCAAGGTACCTGATGCCAGTCAAACCACTGCTACTCTGGATGGAAATTGTCTTCAGATTGTGCCGGGGCAGAGGAGTTTGGAGGACTGTAGACAGTTTTATAATGTGAGAGGCTTGAGATTTGAAGCCCCAGAAACTTCTAAGACAAACAAAAGATTGATATACATAATGGTGGGTTTATTTGGTGGGATTGGTTTGATTGTGCTTTTCGCATTTGTCATGGTACTTATCCTAAGAACGTGCGATAAAGGCGTTGCAAATCAAAGAGGGACTGCAAATGTAGGGTCTGTGACAGAAGGAGACTGCCCTTCGCTACCCAAGGATCCTGTCTCTATGATAGGTCTGGGAGAATCATTTACGTATGAGAACATGCTGCTCTTCACTGATGATTTTAGTGAAGCAAATCTTATTAAAAATGGCCACTCTGGAGACCTTTTCCACGGGTTTTTGGTTGGTGGGGTCCCTGTAGTCATCAAAAGAGTAGATTTGCGTTCCTTTAAGAAAGAATCATACATGATTGAGTTGGAGTTCTTCAGCAAGGTTTCACATAATAGGTTGGTCCCACTATTAGGGCACTGCTTGGATCATGAAAATGAGAAGCTTTTGGTTTACAAAGATATGCCAAATGGAGACTTGGCTAATTCCTTGCACAGAATTACAAATTCCAAGGAAGGAAATCTCCAGTCTCTGGATTGGATTACAAGGTTGAAAATTGCAACAGGAGCTGCCGAAGGCCTAGCTTACCTACATGAATGCACCCCTCCCATTATTCACAG AGATATTCAAGCAAGCAGCATACTTCTTGATGATAAATTTGAAGTTCGAATTGGAAGTTTGAGTGAGGTTCATGTCCAGGAAGGAGATTCTCGCCACAATGTGCTCGCAAGGTTCTGGCGGAAGCCCCA AATTTCTGAACAAGGTCCTTCTG GCTCATCATCATCAGCAACTTGTGCCCATGATGTTTACTGTTTTGGTAAAGTCTTGCTTGAGCTTGTAACGGGTAAGCTTGGCATCAGCAAATCAGATGATGCTGCTACAAGAGAGTGGCTGGAACAAATCCTTCCTTACATCAGCTCATGTGACAAGGAACTGGTAACAAAAATTATTGACCCATCTCTGATCATAGATGATGATCTATTGGAAGAGGTATGGGCTATGGCAATTGTGGCCAGGTCATGCCTCAACCCCAAGCCTTCCAAGCGCCCCACAATGAAACATATCCTCAAAGCATTGGAAAACCCTGTGAAGGTGGTCAGGGAAGAGAGTTTTACCTCTGTGAGGATGCGAACAATGTCACCAACGAGTTCTTGGAGTTTTGCCTTCTTTGGTAGCTGGCAGCACAGCTCATCAGATGGTGCCACCAATCCCGGCAATACTGGTACCAGTGGCTCGAGACAGTCAGGGAGAGTAAACTCTCATGGAAGTGGCGTACATGAACACTCATCTTCAAATAAAAGGCTATCCAGTGAAATTTTCCCTGAACCAATTGAAATGCTAGACCTAGAGAGGCAAGATGAACATTAG